The following coding sequences are from one Nicotiana tabacum cultivar K326 chromosome 1, ASM71507v2, whole genome shotgun sequence window:
- the LOC107823695 gene encoding expansin-like B1, translating to MAPLQLVAVFATTLIFMQTTANSQTCPDCFVHSRAAHYPNSEEKGTETGSCGFGTFGATINGGDVSAASDLFRNGLGCGACYQVRCTNSNYCSDKGVTVVITDQGAGDRTDFILSQQAFARMAQTTDAAASLLSLGVVDIEYRRVSCSYPDKNITIKIEESSDNPHYLAFVIWYQQGKRDITAVQLCETQNFVCKLLDRTRGAVWTTTSPPRGPLQIRMLLSDDDGDETWVIPVNNIPENWKSGDTYDSGIQVDA from the exons ATGGCTCCTCTTCAACTTGTCGCAGTCTTTGCAACAACTCTTATCTTCATGCAAACTACAGCGAATTCTCAGACATGCCCGGATTGTTTCGTTCATTCACGTGCAGCACACTATCCAAATTCAGAAGAAAAAGGAACAGAAA CTGGGAGTTGTGGATTTGGTACTTTTGGAGCAACAATCAATGGCGGAGATGTGTCAGCAGCATCAGACCTCTTTCGTAATGGTCTAGGATGTGGTGCATGCTACCAG GTGAGGTGCACCAATAGTAACTATTGTTCTGATAAAGGAGTGACCGTAGTTATAACAGATCAAGGAGCAGGTGATCGCACAGACTTTATTCTAAGTCAGCAAGCCTTTGCTCGCATGGCTCAGACGACAGATGCTGCTGCTTCTCTATTATCACTTGGTGTGGTGGATATCGAGTATAGAAG GGTCTCTTGCAGCTATCCAGACAAAAATATTACAATCAAGATTGAAGAGAGCAGCGACAATCCTCATTACTTGGCTTTTGTGATATGGTATCAACAAGGGAAAAGGGATATTACAGCTGTGCAACTGTGCGAG ACACAAAATTTTGTATGCAAGCTGTTGGACAGGACACGTGGAGCAGTGTGGACTACTACTTCACCTCCAAGGGGACCTTTGCAAATCAGAATGCTATTGAGTGATGATGATGGAGATGAGACCTGGGTTATTCCTGTTAATAATATACCTGAGAACTGGAAATCTGGTGACACATATGACTCAGGAATACAAGTGGATGCATAA